One segment of Nocardia farcinica DNA contains the following:
- a CDS encoding glycosyltransferase family 39 protein, which translates to MTTLLSPPEHAAAQPVPRRRRLDREYLLLALLLVGTTVAYLYNLSANGWANAFYSAAVQAGSRSWQAFFFGSSDAANSITVDKPPAALWPMALSVRLFGLNSWSILVPQVLMGVGSVALLWATVRRNFGAAAGLLAGLVLAVIPVAALMFRFNNPDALLVLLMVAAAWATTRAVADGRWRWLILTGAFIGFGFLAKQLQVLLVVPALALTYLVAGPPRLIQRIAQLFAAGAAMVVAAGWWLLAVELWPASSRPWIGGSQRNSIIELTLGYNGLGRLNGNETGSVGPGGELPPGGNGMWGSTGITRLFEPAQGGQIAWLIPAALVLMVTGSVLRGRAPRTDGRRAALILWGGWLVVTGLVFSFMAGIFHQYYTVALAPAVAVLVGAGAVQAWRERDRWWVRIALASAVGLTTATAWLLLSRSADFLPWLRWTVLVVGGLATVGMLVPVRREFAAGVAVAAALAGLAGPVAYTVQTVGTSHQGSIPTAGPQVSGPGGPGMGGDGMRLMGGPDGVTRSDGGGRTMPDGGTVPNAGAAPGGGAANPGTAPGNGVPGDGGTAGGTGRELFGMGGLLGAGTPSEQVVSLIETDADTYTWAAAAIGSQSAAGLQLATELPVMPIGGFNGSDPSPTLEQFQQYVRDGKIHYFIGGGRGGPGGSTSESSRISTWVEENFTPTVVDGVTLYDLTTPK; encoded by the coding sequence GTGACCACACTCCTCTCCCCGCCCGAACACGCTGCCGCGCAGCCGGTTCCGCGGCGACGGCGGCTCGACCGCGAGTACCTCCTGCTGGCCCTGCTGTTGGTCGGCACCACCGTGGCCTACCTGTACAACCTGTCCGCCAACGGGTGGGCCAACGCCTTCTACTCGGCTGCCGTGCAGGCGGGTTCGCGGTCGTGGCAGGCGTTCTTCTTCGGTTCCTCCGATGCCGCGAACTCGATCACCGTCGACAAACCGCCCGCCGCCCTGTGGCCGATGGCGCTGTCGGTGCGCCTGTTCGGCTTGAACAGCTGGAGCATCCTGGTACCGCAGGTGCTCATGGGGGTGGGCAGTGTGGCGTTGCTGTGGGCGACGGTGCGCCGCAACTTCGGCGCCGCCGCGGGCCTGCTGGCCGGGCTCGTCCTGGCCGTCATCCCGGTGGCCGCGTTGATGTTCCGTTTCAACAACCCCGACGCGCTGCTGGTGCTGCTGATGGTCGCTGCGGCATGGGCGACGACCCGCGCGGTCGCCGACGGCCGCTGGCGCTGGCTGATACTCACCGGCGCGTTCATCGGATTCGGTTTCCTCGCCAAGCAGTTGCAGGTGCTGTTGGTGGTGCCCGCACTGGCACTGACCTACCTGGTCGCCGGTCCGCCGCGGCTGATCCAACGGATCGCGCAACTGTTCGCCGCCGGCGCCGCGATGGTCGTCGCCGCGGGGTGGTGGCTGCTGGCCGTGGAGCTGTGGCCGGCGTCGTCCCGGCCGTGGATCGGTGGCTCGCAACGCAATTCCATCATCGAACTCACCCTCGGATACAACGGTCTCGGCAGGCTCAACGGCAACGAGACCGGCAGCGTCGGTCCCGGCGGCGAGCTGCCGCCCGGCGGCAACGGCATGTGGGGCAGCACGGGAATCACCCGGCTGTTCGAGCCCGCGCAAGGCGGTCAGATCGCCTGGCTGATCCCGGCGGCGTTGGTGCTCATGGTCACCGGGTCGGTGTTGCGCGGCAGGGCACCCCGCACCGACGGCCGCCGCGCCGCCCTGATCCTCTGGGGCGGCTGGCTGGTGGTGACCGGGCTGGTCTTCAGCTTCATGGCGGGGATCTTCCACCAGTACTACACGGTCGCGCTGGCACCTGCGGTCGCCGTCCTGGTCGGCGCCGGAGCCGTGCAGGCCTGGCGGGAGCGCGATCGGTGGTGGGTGCGGATCGCGTTGGCATCGGCGGTCGGGCTCACCACGGCGACGGCGTGGCTGCTGTTGTCGCGCAGCGCGGATTTCCTGCCGTGGTTGCGGTGGACCGTGCTCGTGGTGGGTGGGCTCGCGACCGTGGGCATGCTCGTGCCCGTCCGGCGCGAGTTCGCGGCCGGTGTCGCGGTGGCGGCCGCGCTGGCCGGGCTCGCCGGGCCGGTCGCCTACACCGTGCAGACGGTGGGGACCTCGCATCAGGGGTCGATCCCCACCGCCGGTCCACAGGTGAGCGGGCCCGGCGGGCCTGGCATGGGCGGCGACGGCATGCGGCTGATGGGCGGCCCCGACGGCGTTACCCGCTCCGACGGCGGTGGGCGAACCATGCCCGATGGAGGCACCGTGCCGAACGCCGGTGCCGCGCCCGGTGGTGGCGCAGCGAATCCCGGCACCGCGCCGGGTAACGGCGTCCCGGGTGACGGCGGCACCGCCGGTGGGACGGGCCGCGAACTGTTCGGCATGGGCGGACTACTCGGCGCCGGCACCCCCAGCGAGCAGGTCGTCAGCTTGATCGAGACGGACGCCGACACCTACACCTGGGCCGCCGCCGCCATCGGCTCCCAGAGCGCCGCCGGCCTCCAACTGGCCACCGAACTCCCCGTCATGCCCATCGGCGGCTTCAACGGCAGCGACCCCTCCCCCACGCTGGAGCAATTCCAGCAGTACGTCCGCGACGGCAAGATCCACTACTTCATCGGCGGCGGCCGCGGCGGACCGGGCGGATCGACCTCCGAAAGCTCCCGCATCAGCACCTGGGTCGAGGAGAACTTCACCCCCACCGTCGTCGACGGCGTCACCCTCTACGACCTGACCACCCCGAAATAG
- a CDS encoding bifunctional glycosyltransferase family 2/GtrA family protein gives MTETVAVARTAQDIDATGRPPVLDVVIPVYNEEADLGDCVHRLHEYLRGGFPFPARITIADNASTDATLRVAHELAARYPGVRVVHLEAKGRGRALRAVWERSDAQVVAYMDVDLSTDLDALLPLVAPLVSGHSDLAIGTRLDTSSRVVRGPKREIISRCYNLILKASLRAHFSDAQCGFKAVRTAVARQLLPLVEDGEWFFDTELLVLAERAGLRIHEVPVDWIDDPDSRVDIVDTAIKDLRGVWRLARAISTGALPLDELRAAIGREPLVPGVPLGMVGQVVRFAIIGVLSTLAYMLLYLVLQPVAGAQGANFLTLLLTAIANTAANRAFTFGVRGPGRVLTHQFQGMLIFGFGLLVTSGSLFALHRWAPAAPVHVELVVLVTANLVATLARFLGLRWVFRNPPAATPIRTGQTGAAR, from the coding sequence ATGACCGAGACCGTGGCCGTCGCCAGGACGGCGCAAGACATCGATGCCACGGGCCGCCCGCCCGTGCTGGACGTGGTGATCCCCGTCTACAACGAGGAGGCCGACCTCGGCGACTGCGTGCACCGGCTGCACGAGTACCTGCGCGGCGGCTTCCCGTTCCCGGCCCGCATCACCATCGCCGACAACGCCAGCACCGACGCGACCCTGCGCGTCGCGCACGAACTCGCCGCCCGGTATCCGGGCGTGCGGGTGGTGCACCTGGAGGCCAAGGGCCGCGGGCGGGCGCTGCGGGCGGTGTGGGAACGCTCCGACGCCCAGGTGGTCGCCTACATGGACGTCGACCTGTCCACCGACCTCGACGCCCTGCTGCCGCTGGTCGCCCCGCTCGTGTCCGGCCACTCCGACCTGGCGATCGGCACCCGGCTGGACACCTCGTCGCGGGTGGTGCGCGGACCCAAGCGCGAGATCATCTCCCGCTGCTACAACCTGATCCTGAAAGCCTCCCTGCGCGCGCACTTCTCCGATGCGCAATGCGGTTTCAAGGCCGTGCGCACCGCGGTCGCGCGGCAACTGCTGCCGCTGGTCGAGGACGGCGAATGGTTCTTCGACACCGAACTGCTGGTGCTGGCCGAGCGGGCCGGGCTGCGCATCCACGAGGTGCCGGTGGACTGGATCGACGATCCCGACAGCCGCGTCGACATCGTCGACACCGCGATCAAGGATCTGCGCGGGGTGTGGCGGCTCGCGCGCGCCATTTCCACGGGCGCGCTGCCGCTGGACGAGCTCCGCGCCGCGATCGGCCGTGAGCCGCTGGTGCCGGGCGTGCCGCTGGGAATGGTCGGACAGGTGGTGCGGTTCGCGATCATCGGCGTGCTGTCCACGCTCGCCTACATGCTGCTGTATCTGGTGTTGCAGCCGGTCGCGGGCGCGCAGGGCGCGAACTTCCTGACCCTGCTGCTCACCGCGATCGCCAACACCGCCGCCAACCGCGCGTTCACCTTCGGGGTGCGCGGGCCAGGCCGGGTGCTCACCCACCAGTTCCAAGGAATGCTGATCTTCGGGTTCGGCCTGCTGGTGACCAGCGGCTCGCTGTTCGCGCTGCACCGCTGGGCGCCCGCCGCGCCGGTGCACGTCGAACTGGTCGTGCTCGTCACCGCCAACCTCGTCGCGACGCTGGCCCGCTTCCTCGGGCTGCGCTGGGTGTTCCGCAATCCACCGGCCGCGACCCCGATCCGCACCGGCCAGACAGGAGCCGCCCGGTGA
- a CDS encoding class I SAM-dependent methyltransferase: MTETTPEQFWEDFYRERDAVWSGKVNALFAREVEHQTPGTALDLGCGEGADAIWLAERGWRVTAVDISTVALERAAAHAVEAGVDHRITFARHNLLESFPAGSFDLVAAQFLHSPVAAPGERDGILTRAAAAVAPGGLLVVVAHAGWPSWMTEPPSFEFPTLEGTLALLDPDGRWTVETAERIEQEMTGPEGQIGTRADTVLRMRKPA, encoded by the coding sequence ATGACCGAGACCACCCCCGAACAGTTCTGGGAAGACTTCTACCGCGAGCGCGACGCGGTGTGGTCGGGCAAGGTGAACGCCCTGTTCGCCCGCGAGGTCGAGCACCAGACGCCCGGCACCGCGCTCGACCTCGGATGCGGGGAGGGGGCCGACGCGATCTGGCTGGCCGAGCGCGGCTGGCGGGTCACCGCCGTCGACATCTCCACCGTCGCGCTCGAACGCGCCGCCGCCCACGCGGTCGAAGCCGGAGTCGACCACCGCATCACCTTCGCCAGGCACAACCTGCTCGAGTCCTTCCCCGCCGGCTCCTTCGACCTGGTCGCCGCCCAGTTCCTGCACTCGCCGGTCGCCGCGCCGGGCGAGCGCGACGGCATCCTCACCCGCGCCGCCGCGGCCGTCGCGCCGGGCGGACTGCTGGTGGTCGTCGCGCACGCCGGCTGGCCGAGCTGGATGACCGAGCCGCCGTCGTTCGAGTTCCCGACGCTCGAGGGCACCCTCGCGCTGCTCGATCCGGACGGCCGCTGGACGGTCGAGACCGCGGAACGGATCGAGCAGGAGATGACCGGCCCCGAAGGGCAGATCGGCACCCGCGCCGACACCGTGCTGCGGATGCGCAAACCCGCCTGA
- the thiD gene encoding bifunctional hydroxymethylpyrimidine kinase/phosphomethylpyrimidine kinase: MKLLPLPAEGQTPVRVLTIAGTDSGGGAGIQADSRTMTLCGVHALVAVAAVTVQNSVGVSGFHEIPPQIVADQVRSVAGDIGVGAAKTGMLASSAIIEAVAAVCREVGIGGDGPTPLVVDPVAASMHGDPLLHEEALDAVRHTLFPLATVVTPNLDEVRLLTGIRVTDEASARRAAEALHAFGPRWVVVKGGHLRSSEVSTDLLFDGTTFQEFTAPRIATGNDHGGGDTLAAAVACALAHGYPVPEAVAFGKEWTRRCLAAAYDLGAGHGPVSPLWRLHLP, translated from the coding sequence GTGAAGCTGTTGCCGCTCCCCGCCGAAGGCCAGACGCCGGTGCGCGTCCTCACCATCGCAGGCACCGATTCCGGCGGCGGCGCCGGAATCCAGGCCGACTCCCGCACGATGACCCTGTGCGGAGTGCACGCCCTCGTCGCCGTGGCCGCCGTGACGGTGCAGAACTCGGTGGGGGTCAGCGGGTTCCACGAGATCCCGCCGCAGATCGTGGCCGATCAGGTGCGCTCGGTGGCCGGCGACATCGGCGTCGGCGCGGCCAAGACCGGCATGCTGGCCTCCTCGGCGATCATCGAGGCGGTCGCGGCGGTCTGCCGGGAGGTGGGCATCGGCGGCGACGGCCCCACCCCGCTGGTGGTCGATCCGGTGGCGGCCTCCATGCACGGCGACCCGCTGCTGCACGAGGAGGCGCTCGACGCCGTCCGGCACACCCTGTTCCCGCTGGCCACCGTCGTGACGCCGAACCTGGACGAGGTCCGCCTGCTCACCGGCATCCGGGTCACCGACGAGGCGTCGGCCCGGCGCGCCGCCGAGGCGCTGCACGCGTTCGGCCCGCGCTGGGTGGTGGTCAAGGGCGGGCACCTGCGCTCCTCCGAGGTCAGCACCGACCTGCTCTTCGACGGCACCACCTTCCAGGAGTTCACCGCGCCGCGGATCGCCACCGGCAACGACCACGGCGGCGGCGACACCCTGGCCGCCGCCGTGGCCTGCGCTCTCGCACACGGCTACCCGGTGCCCGAGGCGGTCGCCTTCGGCAAGGAGTGGACCCGGCGCTGCCTGGCCGCGGCCTACGATCTCGGCGCCGGCCACGGCCCGGTGTCGCCGCTGTGGCGGTTGCATCTGCCCTGA
- a CDS encoding GTP-binding protein: MTTSPPSDLLPVTVLSGFLGAGKTTLLNHILANREGRRVAVIVNDMSEVNIDAALVAGQGHLDRTEEKLVELTNGCICCTLREDLIESVGKLAREGRFDQLVIESTGISEPMPVAASFEWEFEDGFRLGDLARLDTMVTVVDASTFLAEVVRGHTLASRDLQAGEGDERTIADLLVDQVEFADVLLLNKTDLVSENAAGTVEATLRRMNPRARVLRTAHGVVDLAEVLGTGRYNPVLAAASEGWTEELAGGHVPETEEYGIRSLTFTAERPFHPARLAAVLDQLRGLLRSKGFCWIASRSQFAALWSQAGPNLSFEPASWWSALDIPPGQEIVFIGVKLDVDGLRAQLADALLTDAEFAAGPAAWATYPDPFPAWGELHEHA; encoded by the coding sequence ATGACGACTTCACCGCCTTCCGACCTGCTGCCCGTCACCGTGCTCTCCGGCTTCCTCGGCGCGGGTAAGACCACCCTGCTCAACCACATCCTCGCCAACCGGGAGGGTCGCCGCGTCGCGGTGATCGTCAACGACATGAGCGAGGTGAACATCGACGCCGCGCTCGTCGCGGGCCAGGGCCACCTGGACCGCACCGAGGAGAAGCTGGTGGAACTGACCAACGGCTGCATCTGCTGCACCCTGCGCGAGGACCTCATCGAGTCGGTGGGCAAGCTCGCGCGCGAGGGCCGCTTCGACCAGCTGGTCATCGAGTCGACCGGCATCTCCGAGCCGATGCCGGTGGCGGCGAGCTTCGAATGGGAATTCGAGGACGGGTTCCGCCTCGGCGATCTCGCGCGGCTGGACACGATGGTCACCGTGGTGGACGCCTCGACCTTCCTGGCCGAGGTTGTGCGCGGCCACACGCTGGCCTCGCGGGATCTCCAGGCCGGGGAGGGCGACGAGCGCACCATCGCCGACCTGCTCGTCGACCAGGTGGAATTCGCCGACGTGCTGTTGCTCAACAAGACCGATCTGGTCAGCGAGAACGCCGCGGGCACCGTCGAGGCCACCCTGCGGCGGATGAACCCGCGCGCCCGCGTGCTGCGCACCGCACACGGCGTGGTCGATCTCGCCGAAGTGCTCGGCACCGGGCGCTACAACCCGGTGCTGGCCGCCGCATCCGAGGGCTGGACCGAGGAACTGGCGGGCGGGCATGTTCCCGAGACCGAGGAGTACGGCATCCGCAGCCTCACCTTCACCGCCGAGCGGCCGTTCCATCCCGCGCGCTTGGCGGCCGTGCTCGACCAGCTGCGGGGACTGTTGCGCAGCAAGGGTTTCTGCTGGATCGCCAGCCGCAGCCAGTTCGCCGCGCTCTGGTCGCAGGCCGGTCCGAACCTCAGCTTCGAACCGGCCTCCTGGTGGTCGGCGTTGGACATCCCGCCGGGGCAGGAGATCGTCTTCATCGGTGTGAAGCTCGACGTCGACGGGCTGCGTGCCCAGCTGGCCGACGCGCTGCTCACCGACGCCGAGTTCGCCGCGGGCCCGGCCGCCTGGGCGACCTACCCGGATCCGTTTCCGGCGTGGGGCGAGCTGCACGAGCACGCCTGA
- a CDS encoding thioesterase family protein, with the protein MNDAFYLPDPDRPDRYLSTELTRGPWSPDAQHAGPPSALLGHAIERCEPREGFQVGRVAVEILGPVPLAPLTVETRVARPGRSVELVEATLSADRGPVMKANAWRFRRAEPELELPEQFQPTGTRPGPETAPPPAPFPATQPVGFHTAIEYRFISGSFTEPGPAVCWIRLKYPIVAGTTPSALERTLAAADSGNGVSAVLDWSRFLFINTDLTVTLHRQPVGEWVCLDAVTHPQPSGLGMAESALFDEKGPLGRSTQTLFLAPR; encoded by the coding sequence GTGAACGACGCCTTCTATCTGCCGGACCCGGACCGGCCCGACCGGTATCTCTCGACCGAGCTGACCCGCGGCCCGTGGTCCCCGGACGCCCAGCACGCGGGCCCGCCCTCGGCGTTGCTCGGGCACGCGATCGAACGGTGCGAGCCGCGCGAGGGCTTCCAGGTGGGCCGGGTGGCGGTCGAGATCCTGGGGCCGGTGCCGCTGGCCCCGCTCACCGTCGAGACCCGCGTCGCCCGGCCCGGTCGCAGTGTCGAACTCGTGGAGGCGACGCTGTCCGCCGACCGCGGGCCGGTGATGAAGGCGAACGCGTGGCGGTTCCGGCGCGCCGAGCCGGAACTCGAACTGCCCGAACAGTTCCAGCCCACCGGTACCCGGCCCGGGCCCGAGACGGCCCCGCCGCCCGCGCCGTTCCCCGCCACCCAGCCGGTCGGCTTCCACACCGCCATCGAATACCGTTTCATCTCCGGCTCGTTCACCGAACCAGGCCCCGCCGTGTGCTGGATCCGGCTGAAGTACCCGATCGTCGCGGGCACCACCCCGAGCGCGCTGGAGCGCACCCTGGCCGCGGCGGATTCGGGCAACGGCGTGAGCGCGGTGCTGGACTGGTCGCGGTTCCTGTTCATCAACACCGACCTCACCGTCACCCTGCACCGCCAGCCGGTCGGCGAGTGGGTGTGCCTCGACGCCGTCACCCATCCGCAGCCCAGCGGTCTCGGCATGGCCGAGTCGGCGCTGTTCGACGAGAAGGGCCCGCTCGGACGCAGCACCCAGACCCTGTTCCTCGCCCCGCGTTAG
- the thiC gene encoding phosphomethylpyrimidine synthase ThiC: MASADRVTAPVDTVTTGPIEGSVKHYREVDGLRIPVRRINLTNGETFDVYDTSGPYTDENATIDLEAGLPKLRDSWDKPTVEGPRTQLAWARAGIVTPEMRFIAAREGVEPELVRAEVAAGRAVIPANHNHPELEPTIIGKKFLVKINANIGNSAVSSSIAEEVEKMVWATRWGADTIMDLSTGKNIHETREWILRNSPVPVGTVPIYQALEKVNGDPAALTWEIYRDTVIEQAEQGVDYMTVHAGVLLRYVPLTAKRVTGIVSRGGSIMAAWCLAHHRESFLYTHFEELCEILARYDVTFSLGDGLRPGSIADANDEAQFAELRTLGELTKIAKSHGVQVMIEGPGHVPMHKIVENVRLEEELCEEAPFYTLGPLATDIAPAYDHITSAIGAAIIAQAGTAMLCYVTPKEHLGLPNRDDVKTGVITYKIAAHAADLAKGHPHAQQRDDALSKARFEFRWRDQFALSLDPDTAREYHDETMPAEPAKTAHFCSMCGPKFCSMRISADVREYAEANNLTDVAAIEAGMAAKSAEFAESGGKVYLPVVS; the protein is encoded by the coding sequence ATGGCATCCGCCGATCGCGTCACCGCACCCGTCGACACCGTCACCACCGGCCCCATCGAGGGCAGCGTCAAGCACTACCGCGAGGTGGACGGGCTCCGAATCCCGGTGCGGCGCATCAATCTCACCAACGGCGAGACCTTCGACGTGTACGACACCTCGGGCCCGTACACCGACGAGAACGCCACCATCGACCTGGAGGCCGGTCTGCCCAAGCTGCGCGACAGCTGGGACAAGCCGACCGTCGAGGGCCCGCGCACCCAGCTCGCCTGGGCCCGCGCCGGCATCGTCACCCCGGAGATGCGCTTCATCGCCGCCCGCGAGGGCGTCGAACCGGAACTGGTGCGCGCGGAGGTGGCGGCCGGTCGTGCCGTCATCCCGGCCAACCACAACCATCCCGAACTCGAGCCGACCATCATCGGCAAGAAGTTCCTGGTGAAGATCAACGCCAACATCGGCAACTCGGCGGTCTCCTCTTCGATCGCCGAGGAGGTGGAGAAGATGGTGTGGGCCACCCGCTGGGGCGCCGACACCATCATGGACCTGTCCACCGGCAAGAACATCCACGAGACCCGCGAGTGGATCCTGCGCAACTCGCCGGTGCCGGTCGGCACCGTGCCGATCTACCAGGCGCTGGAGAAGGTCAACGGCGATCCGGCCGCGCTCACCTGGGAGATCTACCGCGACACCGTGATCGAGCAGGCCGAGCAGGGCGTGGACTACATGACCGTGCACGCGGGCGTGCTGCTGCGCTACGTGCCGTTGACCGCCAAGCGCGTCACCGGCATCGTCTCGCGTGGCGGCTCGATCATGGCGGCCTGGTGCCTGGCGCACCATCGGGAGTCGTTCCTGTACACCCATTTCGAGGAACTGTGCGAGATCCTGGCCCGCTACGACGTCACCTTCTCCCTCGGCGACGGACTGCGGCCCGGCTCCATCGCCGACGCCAACGACGAGGCGCAGTTCGCCGAGCTGCGCACCCTCGGTGAACTCACCAAGATCGCGAAATCCCATGGCGTGCAGGTGATGATCGAAGGCCCCGGCCATGTGCCGATGCACAAGATCGTGGAGAACGTGCGGCTCGAGGAGGAGCTGTGCGAGGAGGCGCCGTTCTACACCCTCGGCCCGCTGGCCACCGACATCGCCCCCGCCTACGACCACATCACCTCGGCCATCGGCGCCGCGATCATCGCCCAGGCGGGCACCGCGATGCTCTGCTACGTCACCCCCAAGGAGCATCTGGGCCTGCCCAACCGCGACGACGTGAAGACCGGCGTGATCACCTACAAGATCGCCGCGCACGCCGCCGACCTGGCCAAGGGCCACCCGCACGCCCAGCAGCGCGACGACGCGCTGTCCAAGGCGCGCTTCGAGTTCCGCTGGCGCGACCAGTTCGCGCTCTCGCTCGATCCCGACACCGCGCGCGAGTACCACGACGAGACGATGCCCGCCGAGCCCGCCAAGACCGCGCACTTCTGCTCGATGTGCGGCCCGAAGTTCTGCTCGATGCGCATCTCCGCCGACGTCCGCGAGTACGCCGAGGCCAACAACCTCACCGACGTCGCGGCCATCGAGGCCGGCATGGCCGCCAAGTCCGCCGAGTTCGCCGAATCCGGCGGCAAGGTCTACCTGCCCGTCGTGTCCTGA
- a CDS encoding VOC family protein produces the protein MQKIVTNLWFDTQAEEAAEFYCSLFPDSRITEIRRFTESGMREAGTVMTVDFELDGQRFTAINGGGEYHYTHAMSLLVNCESQAEVDRLWSALLADGGKEIDCGWLNDRYGVPWQIWPAEADALLTGDPAAVDRATKAMLGMKKIDLDAMRDAYNG, from the coding sequence ATGCAGAAGATCGTCACGAATCTCTGGTTCGACACCCAGGCCGAGGAGGCGGCCGAGTTCTACTGTTCGCTGTTCCCCGATTCGCGCATCACCGAGATCCGCCGCTTCACCGAATCGGGCATGCGGGAAGCGGGCACCGTGATGACCGTGGACTTCGAACTCGACGGCCAGCGCTTCACCGCCATCAACGGCGGCGGCGAGTACCACTACACCCACGCGATGTCGCTGCTGGTGAACTGCGAGAGCCAGGCGGAGGTGGACCGGTTGTGGTCGGCACTGCTGGCCGACGGCGGCAAGGAGATCGATTGCGGTTGGCTCAACGACCGCTACGGCGTGCCGTGGCAGATCTGGCCCGCCGAGGCCGACGCCCTGCTCACCGGCGACCCGGCGGCCGTCGATCGCGCGACCAAGGCGATGCTCGGCATGAAGAAGATCGACCTCGACGCCATGCGCGACGCCTATAACGGCTGA
- a CDS encoding TetR/AcrR family transcriptional regulator yields the protein MTREEAPAPPATESIAADDRRALLDAATELFADQGYSRTTAAQICGRAGVAPELFDAAFDGTADCYLVLLESAAARIRDRVSTAALRYADRHFTERGAVVVAAFVGALAEDPRLARVAFGEPAEVSPAVRRQRRVHRRWAAAFLDTQWPPEPEAGERAARRRFAVAMATIGGMFELVADWTRHREESGADAQALVDDLTEFVGVVYTGRVHRR from the coding sequence GTGACCCGTGAGGAAGCGCCCGCCCCGCCCGCCACGGAATCGATCGCCGCCGACGATCGCCGCGCACTGCTCGATGCGGCCACGGAACTGTTTGCCGATCAGGGGTATTCACGCACCACCGCGGCGCAGATCTGCGGGCGCGCCGGGGTGGCGCCGGAGCTGTTCGACGCCGCCTTCGACGGTACCGCCGACTGCTACCTGGTGTTGCTCGAATCGGCCGCGGCCAGGATCAGGGACCGGGTGAGCACGGCCGCCCTCCGCTACGCCGACCGGCACTTCACCGAACGGGGCGCGGTGGTGGTCGCCGCCTTCGTCGGCGCGCTCGCGGAGGACCCGCGGCTGGCGAGGGTGGCGTTCGGGGAACCCGCGGAGGTCTCGCCCGCGGTGCGGCGCCAGCGGCGGGTGCACCGGCGGTGGGCGGCGGCGTTCCTGGACACCCAGTGGCCGCCCGAACCCGAGGCGGGGGAGCGGGCGGCGCGGCGGCGCTTCGCGGTCGCGATGGCCACCATCGGCGGGATGTTCGAGCTGGTCGCGGACTGGACCCGGCACCGCGAGGAGTCCGGGGCCGACGCGCAGGCGCTCGTCGACGACCTCACCGAGTTCGTCGGCGTGGTGTACACCGGGCGCGTCCACCGCCGCTGA